One window of Erwinia aphidicola genomic DNA carries:
- a CDS encoding TetR/AcrR family transcriptional regulator, translating to MKETAEVLRARILDGAITLFSEKGIERVTTRELTEQLGISRSHIYHYFRDWETLCKEAMTLFMQRDRVEFADEIGALEARSQLSAFVQNYLPAAPDASWSLYSSLWQLAIRDEEWAQLAEAMMAQWQALLADIIDRGITAGHFRHRDAQRVTRQLWAMLNGYADQLIISPSPAAQQAATADINAFITVILVAPPEPVGKGA from the coding sequence ATGAAAGAGACCGCTGAAGTATTACGCGCCCGTATTCTTGATGGCGCAATTACGCTGTTTAGCGAAAAAGGCATTGAGCGCGTGACCACCCGCGAGCTGACCGAACAGCTCGGCATCTCGCGCAGCCACATCTATCACTACTTCCGCGACTGGGAAACATTGTGCAAAGAGGCGATGACGCTATTTATGCAGCGCGACCGCGTAGAGTTTGCTGATGAGATTGGCGCGCTCGAAGCGCGCTCACAGCTCAGCGCGTTTGTGCAAAACTACCTGCCCGCCGCACCGGACGCCAGCTGGTCGCTGTACAGCTCGCTTTGGCAGCTGGCGATCCGCGATGAGGAGTGGGCGCAGCTGGCGGAGGCGATGATGGCGCAGTGGCAGGCACTGCTGGCTGACATTATCGACCGCGGTATCACGGCCGGTCACTTTCGCCATCGTGATGCGCAGCGGGTGACGCGCCAGCTGTGGGCGATGCTCAACGGCTATGCCGACCAGCTGATTATCTCCCCATCCCCCGCTGCACAGCAGGCTGCAACGGCAGATATCAACGCGTTTATCACCGTTATCCTGGTCGCGCCCCCCGAACCCGTCGGCAAAGGGGCTTAG
- a CDS encoding sensor histidine kinase yields MKRLTLSQRLMLVFIVLLIACCAISGWLQVRSASQYSQAVTQRLSVNLASQIVSNNPLLSAQGLDRGAVHKLFDQLMAVNPSVEVYLLDSSGKIIANAAPAGKLLRQQVDLAPVHQLQAGAAMPIYGDNPRDPARPQVFSAAPLKMGDSVQGYVYIILQGEEYSLLASAAQRHSAVLMALRSMGLVLLLGGIAGFFAFRWVTRPVRRLTQQVAGLDDDGIDAIRALAHTPLPPGKPQDEVAQLQQAFVQLAQRIDQQWQSLTQQDRLRREFVANISHDLRTPLTSLHGYLETLSVKADTLSVEDRQRYLGIALAQSKKVGRLAQELFELARLEYGVVKPQKETFCLSELVQDVMQKFELTAESRHQQIRVTGAPGIPLVTADLGMMERVLTNLLDNALRHTPEHGLIEIEMTQQAGKVQVQVNDSGPGIAAELREDLFVRPSLLNARKHRAGGLGLMIVRRILQLHDSDIKLVDRPQRGACFQFFVPV; encoded by the coding sequence ATGAAACGACTTACGCTCTCGCAGCGCCTGATGCTGGTGTTTATCGTGCTGCTGATCGCCTGCTGCGCCATCTCCGGCTGGCTGCAGGTGCGTTCCGCCAGTCAGTATAGCCAGGCCGTGACGCAGCGGCTGTCGGTTAACCTCGCCAGCCAGATCGTCAGTAACAACCCGCTGCTCAGCGCGCAGGGGCTGGATCGGGGCGCGGTCCACAAGCTGTTTGACCAGCTGATGGCGGTTAACCCGAGCGTGGAAGTGTATCTGCTGGACAGCAGCGGCAAGATCATTGCCAATGCTGCCCCAGCGGGAAAACTGCTGCGCCAGCAGGTTGATCTGGCTCCGGTGCACCAGCTGCAGGCCGGTGCGGCGATGCCGATCTACGGCGATAACCCGCGCGATCCCGCACGGCCGCAGGTGTTCAGCGCCGCGCCGTTGAAAATGGGCGACAGCGTGCAGGGCTACGTCTATATCATACTGCAGGGCGAGGAGTATTCGCTGCTGGCCAGCGCCGCGCAGCGCCACTCGGCGGTGCTGATGGCGCTGCGATCGATGGGGCTGGTACTGCTACTGGGTGGCATTGCCGGGTTCTTCGCCTTCCGCTGGGTCACGCGCCCGGTGCGCAGGCTGACTCAGCAGGTGGCCGGGCTGGACGATGACGGCATTGATGCCATCCGCGCCCTGGCTCATACCCCCCTGCCGCCGGGCAAACCGCAGGATGAGGTCGCGCAGCTGCAGCAGGCGTTTGTCCAGCTGGCGCAGCGTATTGACCAGCAGTGGCAGAGCCTGACGCAGCAGGATCGGCTACGGCGTGAGTTTGTCGCCAATATTTCCCACGATCTGCGCACCCCGCTCACTTCGCTGCACGGCTATCTGGAAACGCTGTCGGTGAAGGCCGATACGCTCAGCGTGGAGGATCGCCAGCGCTACCTTGGCATCGCGCTGGCGCAGAGTAAGAAAGTGGGCCGTCTGGCGCAGGAGCTGTTCGAACTGGCGCGGCTGGAATATGGCGTGGTGAAACCGCAAAAGGAGACGTTCTGCCTGAGTGAGCTGGTGCAGGACGTGATGCAAAAATTTGAGCTGACGGCTGAATCCCGCCACCAGCAAATCCGGGTAACTGGCGCGCCGGGCATTCCGCTGGTCACGGCCGATCTCGGCATGATGGAGCGGGTGCTGACCAACCTGCTGGACAACGCCTTGCGCCATACGCCAGAGCATGGGCTGATTGAGATTGAGATGACGCAGCAGGCTGGCAAAGTACAGGTTCAGGTCAATGACAGCGGGCCGGGGATAGCCGCTGAACTGCGCGAAGATCTGTTTGTGCGCCCTTCGCTGCTGAATGCGCGCAAGCATCGCGCTGGCGGGCTGGGATTGATGATCGTGCGACGCATTTTGCAGCTGCATGATAGCGATATTAAGCTGGTCGATCGCCCGCAACGCGGCGCCTGTTTCCAGTTTTTTGTGCCTGTATGA
- a CDS encoding cytochrome b/b6 domain-containing protein, which produces MNVSTGEAGSRPEIIHPLWLRLTHWLNLLAVLMMVTSGWRIYNASPLFDFNFPAEITLGGWLGGALQWHFAAMWLFGFNGLFYLVMNVASGRIKRKFWPLNLHGLLADLGAALRGKLQHSDPRHYNMVQRLAYLFVMFDGVILVLSGLVLWKSVQFPLLRELLGGYDTARYVHFLAMASLLGFVLLHVVMVAVVPKTLLAMLRGR; this is translated from the coding sequence ATGAACGTGTCAACCGGGGAAGCAGGCAGCCGGCCTGAGATTATCCATCCACTGTGGCTACGGCTGACGCACTGGCTTAACCTGCTGGCGGTGCTGATGATGGTCACCAGCGGCTGGCGCATTTACAACGCCTCACCGCTGTTTGATTTCAACTTTCCCGCTGAAATCACCCTTGGCGGCTGGCTCGGCGGCGCGCTGCAGTGGCACTTTGCCGCCATGTGGCTGTTTGGGTTCAACGGCCTGTTTTACCTGGTGATGAACGTGGCCAGCGGGCGGATAAAGCGAAAATTTTGGCCGCTTAATCTGCACGGGCTGCTGGCCGACCTTGGTGCCGCGCTGCGCGGTAAATTGCAGCACAGCGATCCGCGCCACTACAACATGGTGCAGCGGCTGGCCTATCTGTTTGTGATGTTTGACGGCGTGATCCTGGTGCTTTCCGGGCTGGTGCTGTGGAAGTCGGTGCAGTTTCCGCTGCTGCGCGAGCTGCTGGGCGGCTACGACACGGCGCGCTACGTGCACTTTCTGGCGATGGCCTCGCTGCTGGGATTTGTGCTGCTGCACGTGGTGATGGTCGCGGTGGTGCCGAAAACGCTGCTGGCGATGCTGCGCGGACGTTAA
- a CDS encoding DUF4385 domain-containing protein: MKEFDYQRDFSQIDFRKHPEQYQVGRGEQGVLMVEPYKSEILPHWRFKTPEVAEISADAIMALFEAYRRDDDFVGMDMARKFIQMGYTRARRYANHKGGRKYDAQGEILPYQLNEEKAAAAAIFKAHWDSIRQDKDYLARRKKHQQQFG; this comes from the coding sequence ATGAAGGAATTTGATTACCAGCGCGATTTCAGCCAGATCGATTTCAGGAAACACCCGGAGCAGTACCAGGTCGGGCGCGGGGAGCAGGGCGTGCTGATGGTTGAGCCGTATAAAAGTGAGATCCTGCCGCACTGGCGCTTCAAAACGCCCGAAGTGGCGGAGATCTCTGCCGACGCCATCATGGCGCTGTTTGAAGCGTATCGCCGCGATGATGACTTCGTCGGCATGGATATGGCACGCAAGTTTATTCAGATGGGCTATACGCGCGCCAGGCGCTACGCCAACCACAAAGGCGGGCGTAAATATGATGCGCAGGGCGAGATATTGCCGTATCAGCTGAATGAAGAGAAGGCCGCCGCCGCCGCCATTTTTAAAGCCCACTGGGACAGCATTCGCCAGGATAAAGACTACCTGGCGCGGCGCAAAAAGCATCAACAGCAGTTCGGCTAA
- a CDS encoding molybdopterin-dependent oxidoreductase, whose product MIRTIFSPAETQDVVKEAQRLIARQLESSSRRRFLRQGLTLGGVAMLTGCDISDNAGVEKALNSVSGFNDRVQHWLFGSDRLAPEYPESAITRPFPFNAFYGEEDIPQVSGEDYRLNIAGKVLDKRSWSLPELYNMAQVSQVTRHICVEGWSAIGKWGGVPFADFLRLIGADLSAQYISFKCADDYYTSIDMKTALHPQTLLALTYDGQILPPKYGYPMKLRMPTKLGYKNPKHIQVIEVTNTFPGGYWEDQGYNWFGGS is encoded by the coding sequence ATGATACGCACGATATTCAGCCCCGCAGAGACGCAGGACGTGGTGAAAGAAGCGCAGCGGCTGATTGCCCGCCAGCTTGAGTCCTCTTCACGCCGCCGCTTTCTGCGCCAGGGGTTAACCCTCGGTGGGGTAGCGATGCTGACCGGCTGTGATATCAGCGACAACGCCGGAGTCGAAAAGGCGCTGAACTCGGTTTCCGGCTTCAACGACCGCGTGCAGCACTGGCTGTTCGGTAGTGACCGGCTGGCGCCGGAATACCCTGAATCGGCTATCACGCGCCCGTTTCCTTTCAACGCCTTTTATGGCGAAGAGGATATTCCGCAGGTTAGCGGCGAGGATTATCGCCTGAACATCGCCGGAAAGGTGCTCGATAAGCGCAGCTGGTCGCTGCCCGAACTGTACAACATGGCGCAGGTCAGCCAGGTGACGCGCCATATCTGCGTCGAGGGCTGGAGCGCGATTGGTAAATGGGGCGGGGTGCCGTTTGCCGACTTCCTGCGGCTGATTGGCGCTGACCTTAGCGCGCAGTACATCAGCTTCAAATGTGCCGACGACTACTACACCAGCATCGATATGAAAACGGCGCTGCACCCGCAAACGCTGCTGGCGCTGACTTATGACGGGCAGATCCTGCCACCAAAGTACGGTTATCCCATGAAGCTGAGGATGCCCACCAAGCTGGGATATAAGAATCCCAAGCATATTCAGGTTATCGAAGTGACTAACACCTTCCCGGGCGGTTACTGGGAAGATCAGGGCTACAACTGGTTTGGCGGCAGCTAA
- a CDS encoding pentapeptide MXKDX repeat protein: protein MKKLINAVMISGVMMMGLSGAAHAADSMKKESMSHMSHDCMGKDSMGKDKMGHDCMKKDGMKKDAMSKDAMKKDSMGKDSMSKDGMKKDAMSQ from the coding sequence ATGAAAAAGTTAATCAATGCAGTGATGATCTCTGGCGTGATGATGATGGGTCTGAGCGGGGCGGCACACGCAGCGGACAGCATGAAGAAAGAGAGCATGAGCCATATGTCCCACGACTGTATGGGCAAGGATTCAATGGGCAAAGATAAGATGGGCCATGACTGTATGAAAAAAGACGGCATGAAGAAAGACGCAATGTCGAAGGATGCGATGAAGAAAGACAGCATGGGCAAAGATTCAATGAGCAAAGATGGCATGAAAAAGGATGCCATGAGTCAGTGA
- the umuC gene encoding translesion error-prone DNA polymerase V subunit UmuC, whose translation MFALVDVNSFYTSCETVFRPDLRGQPVVVVSNNDGCVISRSAEAKMLGIKMGAPYFKLKNELHRQKVHVFSSNYALYADLSSRVMNTLTEIGPAIEIYSIDEAFVDVSGVNNCMPLDTFGHQMRNQVLKNTGLTVGVGIGPTKTLAKLANHAAKTWKKTGGVVDLSNVDRQRKLLALVPVEEVWGVGRRISKKLNLMGIESALQLADCSSWVVRKHFNVVLERTARELRGEPCLGMEEFSPTKQQIICSRSFGHRITAYEEMHQAVCAYAERAAEKLRQEKQFCRFISVFLRTSPHAQDEVFYGNQAASKLLTPSNDTRDIIQAATDALDRIWRDGHRYMKAGVMLADFFSSGVAQLNLFDDCQPRPDSAALMAAIDTLNRSGKGKVWFAGQGIEKAWAMKREMLSPAYTTRYADFPVAK comes from the coding sequence ATGTTCGCCCTCGTTGACGTCAACAGCTTCTACACCTCGTGCGAGACGGTGTTTCGCCCGGATCTGCGCGGGCAGCCGGTGGTGGTGGTGTCGAATAACGACGGCTGCGTGATCTCGCGCTCGGCCGAGGCCAAAATGCTGGGGATCAAGATGGGCGCGCCCTACTTCAAGCTGAAAAACGAGCTGCACCGCCAGAAGGTGCACGTCTTTAGCTCCAACTACGCGCTGTATGCCGACCTCAGCAGTCGGGTAATGAATACCCTGACGGAGATCGGCCCGGCCATTGAGATCTACTCCATTGATGAAGCCTTTGTCGACGTCAGCGGCGTGAATAACTGTATGCCGCTGGACACCTTCGGCCACCAGATGCGCAACCAGGTGCTGAAAAACACCGGGCTGACCGTTGGCGTGGGGATCGGGCCGACCAAAACGCTGGCGAAACTCGCCAATCATGCGGCGAAAACGTGGAAAAAGACCGGCGGTGTGGTCGATCTGTCGAACGTCGACCGTCAGCGTAAGCTGCTGGCGCTGGTGCCGGTAGAGGAAGTGTGGGGCGTGGGGCGGCGCATCAGCAAAAAGCTTAATCTGATGGGTATTGAGAGCGCGCTGCAGCTGGCCGACTGCTCCAGCTGGGTGGTGCGCAAGCACTTCAACGTGGTGCTGGAGCGCACCGCCCGCGAGCTGCGCGGCGAACCGTGCCTCGGCATGGAGGAGTTCTCCCCCACCAAGCAGCAGATTATCTGCAGCCGCTCGTTCGGCCACCGCATCACCGCCTATGAAGAGATGCACCAGGCCGTCTGCGCCTATGCCGAACGCGCCGCCGAAAAGCTGCGCCAGGAAAAGCAGTTCTGCCGCTTTATCAGCGTCTTTCTGCGCACCAGCCCGCACGCGCAGGATGAGGTGTTTTACGGTAACCAGGCCGCCAGCAAGCTGCTGACGCCGTCGAACGACACGCGCGATATTATTCAGGCCGCCACCGACGCGCTGGACCGCATCTGGCGCGACGGCCACCGCTATATGAAGGCGGGCGTGATGCTGGCGGATTTTTTCAGCAGCGGCGTGGCGCAGCTGAACCTGTTTGACGACTGTCAGCCCAGGCCTGACAGCGCGGCACTGATGGCGGCGATCGACACGCTGAACCGCTCGGGGAAAGGCAAAGTGTGGTTTGCCGGCCAGGGGATTGAGAAAGCCTGGGCGATGAAGCGCGAGATGCTGTCGCCCGCGTATACCACGCGCTACGCCGATTTTCCGGTGGCGAAATAG
- a CDS encoding EthD family reductase, translating to MIKFSVLYPRKPDAHFDHDYYRDVHLPLLKARMGDKCVAYEIDTPLDSSAPFIAACHVYCNSIEEFQQVIDAHGAEFVADVKNFTNVESQKMVSEVLRVG from the coding sequence GTGATCAAATTCAGCGTACTTTACCCGCGTAAGCCCGATGCCCATTTCGACCACGACTATTACCGCGATGTACACCTGCCGCTGCTCAAAGCGCGCATGGGCGATAAGTGTGTCGCCTATGAAATTGATACGCCGCTGGACAGCAGCGCGCCGTTTATTGCCGCCTGCCATGTTTACTGCAACAGCATTGAAGAGTTCCAGCAGGTAATTGACGCGCATGGTGCGGAGTTTGTCGCGGATGTGAAAAACTTTACTAACGTCGAGTCGCAGAAGATGGTGTCTGAGGTATTGCGCGTCGGATAA
- the hemB gene encoding porphobilinogen synthase, producing the protein MSTYSPAQRPRRLRQTASLRSLFQENTLSLNDLALPIFVEEEIDDYKPIMAMPGVMRIPEKRLAYEIERIAKAGVRSIMTFGISHHTDADGSDAWNENGLVARMSRICKETVPEMIVMSDTCFCEYTSHGHCGVLHDHGVDNDATLINLGKQAVVAAAAGADFIAPSAAMDGQVGAIRQALDAAGFTDTAIMSYSTKFASSFYGPFREAAGTSLKGDRKTYQMNPMNRREAIRESLIDEAEGADALMVKPAGAYLDILRDVREHTRLPLAAYQVSGEYAMIKFGAQAGAISEIDVTLESLGAIKRAGADIIFSYFALDLAEKKILS; encoded by the coding sequence GTGTCCACTTACTCTCCCGCTCAGCGCCCAAGACGCCTTCGTCAAACCGCTTCTCTTCGCTCCCTGTTCCAGGAAAATACTCTTAGCCTGAACGATCTGGCGCTGCCGATCTTCGTTGAGGAAGAGATTGACGACTATAAGCCGATCATGGCGATGCCGGGCGTGATGCGTATTCCTGAAAAACGCCTGGCGTATGAGATTGAGCGCATTGCCAAAGCGGGCGTGCGGTCGATCATGACCTTTGGTATCTCTCACCATACCGATGCTGACGGCAGCGATGCCTGGAATGAAAACGGGCTGGTGGCGCGTATGTCGCGCATCTGTAAAGAGACCGTGCCGGAAATGATCGTGATGTCCGATACCTGCTTCTGCGAATACACCAGCCACGGCCACTGCGGCGTGCTGCACGATCATGGCGTGGACAATGACGCGACGCTGATTAACCTCGGCAAGCAGGCGGTAGTCGCGGCAGCAGCCGGAGCGGACTTTATTGCTCCTTCTGCAGCAATGGACGGCCAGGTGGGCGCGATCCGCCAGGCGCTGGATGCGGCAGGCTTTACCGATACTGCCATCATGTCCTACTCCACCAAGTTTGCCTCATCCTTCTACGGCCCGTTCCGTGAAGCGGCGGGCACCTCGCTGAAAGGTGACCGTAAAACCTACCAGATGAACCCGATGAACCGCCGTGAAGCGATCCGCGAATCGCTGATCGACGAAGCGGAAGGCGCGGATGCACTGATGGTGAAACCGGCGGGTGCCTATCTGGATATCCTGCGCGACGTGCGTGAACATACCCGGCTGCCGCTGGCGGCGTATCAGGTAAGCGGTGAGTACGCGATGATTAAGTTCGGCGCGCAGGCGGGGGCCATCAGCGAGATCGATGTGACGCTGGAAAGCCTGGGGGCGATTAAACGCGCCGGTGCCGATATTATTTTCAGCTACTTCGCGCTCGATCTTGCCGAGAAGAAAATCCTTTCCTGA
- a CDS encoding response regulator transcription factor, protein MENGKRILIVEDDGDIAELLGLHLRDEGYEITHAADGDRGAALLEKGGWDALILDLMLPGVDGLEICRRARNMTRYTPIIIISARSSEVHRVLGLELGADDYLAKPFSMLELVARVKALFRRQEAMSRNLKMDAGTLSFSGLLIDPISREVMLNQQPIELTPREFDLLYFFAKSPGKVFSRLNLLNQVWGYEHEGYEHTVNTHINRLRIKIEANPAEPQRILTVWGKGYKFVAEAHDARENL, encoded by the coding sequence ATGGAAAACGGCAAACGTATTTTAATCGTGGAGGATGATGGCGATATCGCCGAGCTGCTGGGGCTGCATCTGCGCGACGAGGGCTACGAAATCACCCACGCTGCCGACGGGGATCGGGGGGCGGCACTGCTGGAAAAAGGCGGCTGGGATGCGCTGATCCTTGACCTGATGCTGCCGGGCGTCGACGGGCTGGAGATCTGCCGCCGGGCGCGCAATATGACGCGCTATACGCCAATCATCATCATCAGCGCCCGCTCCAGCGAAGTGCATCGCGTGCTCGGGCTGGAGCTGGGCGCGGACGATTATCTCGCCAAGCCGTTTTCGATGCTGGAACTGGTGGCCCGGGTTAAGGCGCTGTTTCGCCGCCAGGAGGCGATGAGCCGTAATCTGAAGATGGATGCCGGGACGCTGAGCTTCTCCGGGCTGCTGATTGATCCGATCTCGCGCGAGGTGATGCTAAATCAGCAGCCCATCGAGCTGACCCCACGCGAGTTCGACCTGCTCTATTTCTTTGCCAAAAGCCCCGGCAAAGTATTTTCGCGCCTCAACCTGCTGAATCAGGTATGGGGCTACGAGCACGAAGGCTACGAGCATACGGTGAATACGCACATCAACCGGCTGCGCATCAAAATCGAAGCTAACCCCGCCGAGCCGCAGCGCATTCTTACCGTCTGGGGCAAGGGCTATAAATTTGTCGCTGAGGCGCACGACGCCCGGGAAAACCTATGA
- the umuD gene encoding translesion error-prone DNA polymerase V autoproteolytic subunit codes for MPFIRPAIITPALPLPLFIERVPCGFPSPAQDYVEETLDLNKLAIKHPSATYFIKVSGDSMIGAGIGDGDLLIVDRSLDAVHGNIVVAAVAGEFTVKELRTRPVLQLFAHNSQYAPITFHNEEELEIFGVVTFTLKAHQ; via the coding sequence ATGCCGTTCATCCGCCCAGCCATCATCACCCCGGCTCTGCCGCTCCCGCTGTTTATCGAACGGGTGCCGTGCGGCTTTCCCAGCCCGGCGCAGGACTATGTTGAGGAGACGCTCGACCTCAACAAGCTGGCGATTAAACATCCGAGCGCCACCTACTTTATTAAGGTCAGCGGTGATTCGATGATTGGTGCGGGGATTGGCGATGGCGACCTGCTGATCGTTGACCGCTCGCTCGATGCCGTGCACGGCAACATCGTGGTGGCCGCCGTGGCGGGCGAGTTCACGGTGAAAGAGCTGCGCACCCGCCCCGTTTTGCAGCTGTTCGCCCACAACAGCCAGTACGCGCCGATCACCTTCCATAACGAGGAAGAGCTGGAAATCTTCGGCGTGGTGACCTTTACCCTGAAAGCGCATCAGTAG
- a CDS encoding MFS transporter produces the protein MKLRSLQVLCLLNFFIADVRDGLGPFLGIFLVSHHWQADDIGLVMTAGSLAGLLATFPSGMIVDATRHKRLLLIVSSLLITLSTLALWYFPTPTIVIASQIVTGLAAAIVAPAIAGITLGIGGQQAFVHQMGRNEAFNHAGNMTIAIVAAFTCWIWGTGSVFLLMTAMAVCTLICTSAINKDDIDHNVARGSNQQAGAAVSPSLLALLKRPELLVTGSTLLLFHLANAAQLPMLSMQIASSGAKAMFTPGTYAALTVAISQVVMIPAALLTARYAAQCGYARLILIALVVLPVRAAIASLWGNEWVLFPVQVLDGVAAGILGVAVPGLIASMFNGSGHINAALGLVMLFQGLGASLSPALAGAIVSHSTWSHAYMTLGGIALCALLLWLIFSKRVL, from the coding sequence ATGAAATTACGTTCACTGCAAGTGCTCTGTTTGCTCAACTTTTTTATTGCCGACGTTCGCGACGGGCTGGGGCCATTCCTCGGGATATTTCTGGTCTCTCACCACTGGCAGGCGGATGATATTGGCCTGGTGATGACCGCCGGTAGCCTGGCGGGATTGCTGGCCACCTTCCCCTCTGGGATGATCGTCGACGCCACGCGTCACAAGCGCCTGTTACTTATCGTCTCGTCCCTGCTCATCACCCTGAGCACGCTGGCGCTCTGGTATTTTCCGACGCCCACCATCGTGATTGCATCGCAGATCGTCACCGGCTTAGCGGCCGCTATCGTCGCACCCGCGATTGCCGGTATCACCCTGGGGATCGGCGGCCAGCAGGCTTTCGTGCATCAAATGGGGCGCAATGAAGCCTTCAACCATGCTGGCAATATGACGATAGCCATCGTGGCCGCGTTCACCTGCTGGATTTGGGGCACCGGGTCCGTTTTCTTACTGATGACGGCGATGGCGGTATGCACCCTGATTTGTACCTCGGCCATCAACAAAGATGATATCGACCATAATGTGGCAAGGGGGAGTAACCAACAGGCAGGTGCGGCCGTTTCTCCCTCTTTGTTAGCATTGTTAAAACGGCCAGAATTGCTGGTTACAGGTTCCACGTTACTGCTCTTCCATCTGGCTAATGCGGCCCAGCTGCCGATGTTGAGCATGCAGATCGCCTCCTCTGGTGCTAAAGCGATGTTCACGCCAGGCACCTATGCCGCATTAACGGTGGCGATCTCGCAGGTGGTGATGATCCCCGCCGCATTGCTGACCGCGCGCTATGCCGCTCAGTGCGGTTATGCCAGGCTGATTCTGATTGCCCTCGTGGTGTTGCCAGTGCGCGCCGCGATTGCCTCTTTGTGGGGGAATGAGTGGGTGTTATTTCCTGTTCAGGTGCTGGACGGTGTCGCTGCGGGCATTCTGGGGGTTGCCGTACCCGGACTGATTGCTTCCATGTTCAACGGCTCAGGGCATATTAACGCCGCGCTGGGTTTAGTGATGCTATTTCAGGGGCTGGGCGCCTCACTCAGCCCGGCACTGGCCGGCGCCATCGTCAGCCATTCAACGTGGAGCCATGCCTATATGACGCTGGGCGGAATAGCCCTCTGCGCGCTGTTACTCTGGCTGATTTTTAGCAAACGGGTCTTATAA
- a CDS encoding pentapeptide repeat-containing protein — translation MIEYIHQTYTGLQVRDVTQENCTFIDCDFIGCTFEKIRLRQFEFENCRFTDSSIGLITQSFMRMNDVIFRNCFIQGVSLNGLTIPHSLSFYDCRLSLVDFINLALQNSAFSSCSFKECSFEDCNLKKSCFTNSAFSYCEFRRTDLSDCDFSDTEGLDINHEINIINNIKLPQTAGNKILKRMGISIS, via the coding sequence ATGATTGAGTACATACATCAAACCTACACAGGGCTGCAGGTCAGGGATGTCACCCAAGAAAACTGTACTTTCATTGACTGTGATTTCATCGGGTGCACCTTTGAAAAAATTCGTTTGCGTCAGTTTGAGTTCGAAAACTGCAGGTTTACAGATAGTTCAATCGGGCTGATAACTCAGTCATTTATGAGAATGAACGATGTCATTTTCCGCAATTGTTTTATTCAAGGGGTTTCGCTTAATGGTTTGACCATTCCGCACTCACTCTCCTTCTACGATTGCCGACTCAGCTTAGTCGATTTTATTAATCTGGCGTTGCAAAACAGTGCTTTCAGCAGCTGCTCCTTTAAGGAGTGTTCCTTTGAGGATTGCAATCTTAAGAAAAGCTGCTTTACGAATTCTGCCTTTTCATACTGCGAGTTTCGCCGAACAGATCTTTCCGACTGTGACTTTTCGGATACGGAAGGGCTCGATATTAATCATGAGATAAATATTATTAATAATATAAAGCTGCCTCAAACTGCAGGGAATAAAATCCTTAAGAGAATGGGTATTTCCATTTCATAA